Genomic segment of Candidatus Zixiibacteriota bacterium:
CTTGCGGAGCGTGTTGCCTGGGTACTCGATCTGGTCGGTCTGACGGAACGAAAAAGTGATCGTGTCGAAACGTACTCCGGTGGCATGATGCGTCGGCTCAATCTCGCGTGTGCATTGGTCCATGACCCGCCGATATTACTGCTTGACGAGCCCACTGTTGGTGTCGACCCGCAGTCACGCAACCTGATATTCGTCAAGATCGAACAACTGAAGGCCGAAGGTCGCACTATTGTCTACACGACGCACTACATGGAGGAGGCAGAGCGACTCTGCGATGTGGTGGCCATCATCGATCAAGGCCGGATACTCGATTTGGATACAGTGGAGCGACTGATTCAGAGGCACGGTGGAAACGCCATGGTTGAGGCGGAACTGCTTCCGCATTCTGCCAAGCCGAACATCCCTGGTGCGGTGATCAATGATACCAGCCTGCGCTTTGCCTCAGTAACACCGCTTGAGGACATCGCCCGTTTGAGTGAGCAGGGAATCCTGTTCCGAACGCTGCGCATCGAACGGGCCGATCTGGAATCGGTATTTCTGAATCTCACCGGGCGGAGGTTGAGAGACTGATGGGCACCATTCTGTCAATCGCCCTGAAGGATCTGCTGCTGCTCAGGCGGAACAAGTTCGCCCTGATCTGGGTGGTGGCGTTTCCGTTGCTCATGGCTCTGTTTTTCGGCTCGATCTTTTCCGGCGAGAGCTCCGGCTCACGGTCGCTGAAAATCGCCTTTGTCGGTGATCAGTCGATATCGAGTGAAGAGTTCTTCACTGAATTGAACAAGTCTGAGGTGCTGGCAATCCGCCGCCTGCCCCTCGATTCAGCCCTTGATTTAGTGACGCGTGGCAAATTATCCGCCTATGTTCGCTATTTCGCGGTTGACACGTCCGGGAGCAGCATGTTTTCGATGGGGCGCGATTCGATCGAGGTTGGCATGGACCCATCGCGTAAGACCGAGTCGGCCTATTTGAAAGGGCTCATCGCTCAGGCCTATTTCGCGCGGATGCAACGGAGGTTCACGCAGCCGTCGTCATGGCGCACGGACATAGGTAAGGGTCTCAAGCAGATTGACTCAATCGGCGACCTCGATTTCGGACAGAAGGGGATGTTGAAGGGAATTCTCGGAGACCTGGATTCTTTCCTGGTCTCTATTGACACGCTGGTCGATACGGCGGAAATCCGTAACAGTGGGCCGTTTGGGGATCCGAAAATCCGCTTCGAAGAGGTCACTCGTCTTGACCGAAAACCCGCCACCAGTTGGGAAATAGCGTTTCCGCAGTCCCTCATCTGGGCGCTGATCGGCTGCGCGGCAACCTTCGCGTTGTCACTCCTGATCGAAAGGATACGGGGGACCTACACCCGTCTTCGTCTGGCGCCAATTTCTCGCGGACAAATACTGGCGGGCAAGGGACTTGCCTGTTTCGCAACTTGTGTTCTTGTCTGCTCTCTCTTCATGCTCATCGGAGCGGTCTTTTTCCACGTTCGGATTGAATCGCCGGGAATTCTCGCGGCCGCTATCGTGTGCGCGGCGCTCTGTTTTGTTGGGATAATGATGTTGATCAGCGTGCTCGGGAAGAACGAGTATACGGTCAGTGGCGCGGGATGGGCTATTCTGCTGGTTTTCTCCATGACCGGCGGGGGGATGATACCGCTGATGTTTATGCCCTCGTGGATTTCAGCTGTCAGCAATTTCAGCCCGATGAAATGGTGCATTCTGGCGTTCGAGGGGGCGATCTGGCGCGGCTTCACCTGGGGGGACATGACGCTGCCGCTGGGAATTCTCCTTGCGATTGGCACTCTCGGATTTAGTATCGGTGTAATCGTGATGGCGAAAGCGGAGCGATAGCGGTGAGCGTTTAGCTCTTTCGCGGTATTATCCACCCGTTCTTCACGTACTCAAATCCAATATGCTCATAATACCCCTCGGCAGTCTCAGCCGCTTGAAGTGCCGTCAGGTGTCTCGGCCTGACGACGCTTCGTTTCAACCGGTTGTCGGGCAGGGATGCCCGACACCGCTTCAAAAACAACATAATCGGGACGTGGCAGATGCCTGAGAAATGATCACAGATTGCAGGCGGCAGGCTTTGGTCATTAACACCTGCCGCCACTTAGTTGCGAATCAGAACTGGTAACACGGCTTCACCGGCGGATCGCCGATCCCGAGTATGATGTAATCGATCAGAAGCTGGACGTCAGTAATGTCGACCAGCCCGTCACAATTATAGTCCCCCAGCAAATGACTGGGAAAGAAATCTGGACCGTTAAGAAAGACGTACTCAACAACGGCAGTGAGGTCGCCTATCTCAATGGTGCCGTCATTGTTGGCGTCGCCGTGAGCTATGGACAGCACGGCGCGGAAGGCATCCACACGACCGTAGCCAAACGTGTCGTTCGGCACCGTGGCGCCGATGGGCACCGCACAACTACATACTATTGCATACACCTGGTCAGAAGTCAACATACTGTCACGTGATAATAGGAGGCTGGCAACACCTGCAACTATAGGCGCTGAGGCTGAGGTTCCACCGAATCTGCAGTCGTAGTCTTCATCGTTGCGCGGCTGAAGCCCGCAACCCCAACTTACATATTCGCCACAAAATTCCTGGGTACTTGGGTTATATCCAAGCGTGTCCATCTGGTCGAGCGTGAATACGTCACCCTTTAGACACAAATCCCCTGAAGGTGCTACGAGATCCAAGTAAGGACCGATTGAGCTGTACGCCCACAACTGATCCTGTAAATTCACCGCGCCAACCGAAAGGGCGCTATTATCATAGCCGGGCCATGCCATGATTTCTGGACCGCAATTGCCTGCCGCAAAGACTACAATACTGCCTTTCCCTCCGCGGCCATCATTGAAGGCCCGATGCATGGCGTCAGGAAGCGCGTCATAACCGACAAGTATCGCACACCAGCCCCAAGAACAAGTGAGAACGTCTGCACCGGAGAGGTAACTGAAGGTCACTGCTTCAGCGCATTCTTCTGGTGGCAACAGCCACCCACCCTCTATGATCATCCGAACTGGCATAATGCGTGCGTGAGGGTTTAGGGAAAACATGCCCGTTGAAGGATATGTGCCTTGTAGGCTGTCATTCGTATGCGCAGCCGCGATTATGCCGGCACAAGCTTCGCCGTGGCCATCAATTGGATGCGGAGCCGGGTTGTAATCGTTGTCAACAAAGTCGTAGCCGGAGGTGATTCGGGCAACAGGTAAGTCCTCGTGATCAGTAACTCCATCGTCAAGTACCGCAACCACTACGTCATTCGTCAAGCCTGCAAAGTCCCAAACAGTTGCCTCGTTGAAACTGCCGATGATCTTCTTCAGATGCGCCTGGCGATACGAATAATGGTCGAAGACCTTGTAGCTGAACACGGAACCTCTTAGCCCAGTGGCTGGATAAGCGTATCGCGTACCTGGGAGCGCATAATACTCATTGGCTAGTTGTACGATCCCCTTGTTTGAGGAAGGAGTATTGACGAGTAGAAACACATTGGGCATGCCAAACAACTCGCGCTCAATCAGTACGCCACTGGCCGCATTCACGCTGTCAGTGTACTGACGTGAGATGTTTTCTTCATACGCCACGCAGATTCGGTCCGAGAAATAGGCGGGATGTCCGTCTTCAATGCGGTAGTATGGTTCAATCAGATATACAGACGGATTTGATCGAAGCGAATCCAGCCAACTTCCTTCACCGAGCATAACCTGCAACGAGCATGGCAGAAACCCTCTGGTTGGAGGTTCGAGTGAAATGACAGAGTGTATTGCTCCAAGCCCTGCAATCACGGAGTCAAGTTGTTGTTGCGATAGCGTAGAATCGAACTTAACGAGCAGTTTGGTAGAATCGATGGACAGGGAGATTTGTTGACCTTGAGAGTAAAACTGGTGCTGAAAGTCATATGCGAAGCTTGTCATGCAAAGGAGTGTGCAGAACAGTACCGTGATTAGTTGACACATCGTACGCATTGCTTCCTCCAAGAAGACTGACTATGTCGCGGCAAAGCAACATCGCGCAACATAGGTGTAGGGATATCAAGGATTGATATTACTCGTTCAATTTTCATAGTGGCGACATCAAATACCAGGAAGTGAGCATTGGTGAGTCCGCTAATGACGACCAGTCGCCTGCCGTCAGGTGTAATCGCCAACGACGAGGGGTTGAAATAGCGAACGGTATCCCCATTCTGATTTATGAGACCAGTAGTGGAAACTGTCGCCACCCTTGTCAGGTTTGGCACGTCGAGAACAAAGAACGCTCTCGGCGTGGGCGGACCGAAGAGGGCAGTTCCAGGGCTTGTGTAGAATAGCATGTCCCCCGTCGGGGTCATCTGGAGGTCACCATGACCGGGTACAACGTCCTCGACATACAAGGCCGAATCAGTGTCTGGATCGAGAGCGATAAGCTGGCTGGAAAAGCTCCCGGTAGTGAGGTTCA
This window contains:
- a CDS encoding ABC transporter ATP-binding protein, producing MISVKNLRKQYGQLVAVNAVSFDVSKGCIFGLLGPNGAGKSTTINMLAGLLTPDSGSVHIDTEGDPANPEVRRKIGNAPQSIALYEALTGEENLRFFGRLYHLHGRQLAERVAWVLDLVGLTERKSDRVETYSGGMMRRLNLACALVHDPPILLLDEPTVGVDPQSRNLIFVKIEQLKAEGRTIVYTTHYMEEAERLCDVVAIIDQGRILDLDTVERLIQRHGGNAMVEAELLPHSAKPNIPGAVINDTSLRFASVTPLEDIARLSEQGILFRTLRIERADLESVFLNLTGRRLRD
- a CDS encoding ABC transporter permease gives rise to the protein MGTILSIALKDLLLLRRNKFALIWVVAFPLLMALFFGSIFSGESSGSRSLKIAFVGDQSISSEEFFTELNKSEVLAIRRLPLDSALDLVTRGKLSAYVRYFAVDTSGSSMFSMGRDSIEVGMDPSRKTESAYLKGLIAQAYFARMQRRFTQPSSWRTDIGKGLKQIDSIGDLDFGQKGMLKGILGDLDSFLVSIDTLVDTAEIRNSGPFGDPKIRFEEVTRLDRKPATSWEIAFPQSLIWALIGCAATFALSLLIERIRGTYTRLRLAPISRGQILAGKGLACFATCVLVCSLFMLIGAVFFHVRIESPGILAAAIVCAALCFVGIMMLISVLGKNEYTVSGAGWAILLVFSMTGGGMIPLMFMPSWISAVSNFSPMKWCILAFEGAIWRGFTWGDMTLPLGILLAIGTLGFSIGVIVMAKAER
- a CDS encoding S8 family serine peptidase translates to MTSFAYDFQHQFYSQGQQISLSIDSTKLLVKFDSTLSQQQLDSVIAGLGAIHSVISLEPPTRGFLPCSLQVMLGEGSWLDSLRSNPSVYLIEPYYRIEDGHPAYFSDRICVAYEENISRQYTDSVNAASGVLIERELFGMPNVFLLVNTPSSNKGIVQLANEYYALPGTRYAYPATGLRGSVFSYKVFDHYSYRQAHLKKIIGSFNEATVWDFAGLTNDVVVAVLDDGVTDHEDLPVARITSGYDFVDNDYNPAPHPIDGHGEACAGIIAAAHTNDSLQGTYPSTGMFSLNPHARIMPVRMIIEGGWLLPPEECAEAVTFSYLSGADVLTCSWGWCAILVGYDALPDAMHRAFNDGRGGKGSIVVFAAGNCGPEIMAWPGYDNSALSVGAVNLQDQLWAYSSIGPYLDLVAPSGDLCLKGDVFTLDQMDTLGYNPSTQEFCGEYVSWGCGLQPRNDEDYDCRFGGTSASAPIVAGVASLLLSRDSMLTSDQVYAIVCSCAVPIGATVPNDTFGYGRVDAFRAVLSIAHGDANNDGTIEIGDLTAVVEYVFLNGPDFFPSHLLGDYNCDGLVDITDVQLLIDYIILGIGDPPVKPCYQF